Proteins from a genomic interval of Paenibacillus sp. FSL H8-0048:
- a CDS encoding MBL fold metallo-hydrolase, with product MNNEYFTIQQASEGVWGAISVPGSGSLGNAAIIDLGDLTVVVDTTNLPNSAALLRHTAEQLTNKPVKYVVNTHFHGDHVNGNQEFMNSELISTVWTRDLLADMGEVNIDAMQQNIRKLITSLNNMRSQERDPHMLTEIDYDLSVQHALYDTIPSLRRVVPAITFDDKLVIRGTKRTIEVLSYGGGHSLSDAVVYVPEERTLIAGDLVSAKTIPVIPYGNPYAWIRILKRMQQDLKIDTFVPGHGDISNSDRITDVIRFLEKMIAYVAGAVKSGQSETYWLEQGALNGYEDWHLPQYFKWNFRWLFNSMLVQNNR from the coding sequence ATGAACAACGAGTATTTCACGATTCAGCAAGCATCGGAGGGGGTCTGGGGGGCTATTTCGGTTCCCGGCAGCGGCTCTCTGGGGAATGCAGCCATTATTGATCTTGGGGATTTAACCGTGGTAGTGGATACCACTAATCTGCCGAATTCTGCTGCTTTGTTACGTCATACTGCTGAACAATTAACGAACAAACCGGTCAAATACGTAGTGAATACACATTTCCATGGAGATCATGTCAACGGCAATCAGGAATTTATGAACAGCGAATTGATATCTACTGTGTGGACAAGAGATTTGCTTGCTGATATGGGTGAAGTGAATATTGATGCCATGCAACAAAACATTCGCAAGTTAATAACTAGCCTAAATAACATGCGTTCACAGGAAAGAGATCCTCATATGCTCACTGAAATCGACTATGATCTTTCCGTGCAGCATGCGCTGTATGATACGATCCCTTCCCTTCGCAGGGTGGTCCCCGCGATAACCTTTGACGACAAACTCGTGATTCGGGGAACAAAGCGAACCATCGAAGTGTTGTCTTACGGAGGCGGTCATTCATTAAGTGATGCCGTGGTGTATGTTCCAGAGGAGCGAACTTTGATTGCAGGTGATTTGGTGTCGGCTAAGACCATTCCGGTCATCCCTTACGGTAATCCGTACGCCTGGATACGTATCCTTAAACGGATGCAACAAGATCTCAAGATCGATACTTTTGTTCCGGGGCACGGAGATATCTCTAATTCAGATCGAATCACAGATGTCATACGCTTTTTAGAGAAAATGATCGCTTATGTTGCAGGCGCTGTAAAAAGCGGACAATCAGAGACTTACTGGCTGGAGCAAGGTGCATTAAATGGGTATGAGGATTGGCATCTGCCCCAGTATTTCAAATGGAACTTTCGCTGGCTCTTTAACAGTATGCTTGTTCAAAACAACCGATGA
- a CDS encoding DinB family protein, translating into MFTKIEDFAAEWTNEAELTAAVMDALTDDSLGQEVIEGRRMLGQIAWHLVRSLHFMTALGLAFEAPSGGEEAPDSAAFIASEYRRISKNLLNAVQTQWNDESLRESVMIQEEAWLNGGSLRYTIMHQAHHRGQMTVLMRQAGLRVPDVYGPTYDTWVEKGITPLI; encoded by the coding sequence ATGTTTACAAAGATTGAAGACTTTGCTGCGGAATGGACTAACGAGGCGGAATTAACTGCTGCCGTAATGGATGCACTTACGGATGATTCTCTTGGACAGGAGGTTATCGAAGGCCGGCGGATGCTTGGACAAATCGCCTGGCATCTGGTTCGGTCGCTGCACTTCATGACAGCTTTGGGGCTCGCGTTCGAAGCTCCCTCTGGCGGCGAAGAAGCTCCGGATTCTGCTGCATTTATAGCTTCGGAGTATCGGCGGATCAGCAAGAATCTGCTGAATGCGGTTCAAACGCAGTGGAATGACGAATCCTTGCGCGAGTCGGTCATGATTCAAGAGGAAGCTTGGCTGAACGGAGGTTCCCTTCGTTATACGATCATGCACCAAGCGCATCATCGCGGACAGATGACCGTGCTCATGCGTCAAGCCGGACTTCGAGTGCCTGATGTTTACGGTCCGACTTACGATACTTGGGTCGAGAAAGGGATAACACCTTTAATCTAA
- a CDS encoding AraC family transcriptional regulator — protein sequence MMNLYGAEHHLMVVSDSIDAEEHRHSFLQVTISLTGEFDIEVAGQGLRCPGIIINSNAVHRLKEAGHPLMLLLIDSTSELAASFKRILEGQQFYVFPQGMMNSIREFVQEKYAGVKDPDSYRSFLGQLLMLMGVEQVNTAIADPRIREFIQLIKDCTDSEHSVSQYARQLGLSNSRLSHLFKENTGMSLSGYMVLHKLQKAVYLIFAGLSITDAAMAAGFDSPSHLAATSRQLLGMTAKDIRKDSVFLKVSSLH from the coding sequence ATGATGAATTTATATGGAGCGGAGCATCATTTGATGGTGGTGTCCGATTCAATTGATGCGGAAGAGCACCGGCATTCTTTTTTACAGGTGACGATCTCATTAACGGGCGAATTTGACATTGAGGTGGCGGGGCAAGGCTTGCGTTGTCCAGGTATCATTATCAATTCGAACGCCGTTCATCGCTTAAAAGAGGCAGGACACCCGCTGATGCTCCTTCTGATCGACAGCACCTCTGAGCTGGCGGCAAGCTTCAAGCGGATTCTGGAGGGGCAGCAATTTTATGTATTTCCGCAAGGAATGATGAACAGCATTCGCGAATTTGTGCAAGAGAAATATGCTGGCGTTAAGGACCCGGACAGCTATCGTTCTTTTCTGGGGCAACTCCTGATGCTAATGGGCGTAGAGCAGGTGAACACCGCTATTGCTGATCCGAGAATCAGAGAGTTTATTCAGCTCATCAAAGATTGCACCGACTCCGAACACTCTGTCAGCCAATACGCCCGGCAGTTAGGCTTGTCCAACAGCAGATTGTCGCATCTCTTCAAAGAGAATACAGGTATGTCGCTTAGTGGGTACATGGTGCTGCACAAGCTGCAGAAGGCCGTCTATTTGATTTTTGCGGGGCTCAGCATTACGGATGCGGCGATGGCTGCAGGCTTTGACAGTCCGTCCCACTTAGCTGCTACCAGCAGGCAGTTGCTGGGCATGACGGCGAAGGATATCCGTAAAGATAGCGTCTTTTTAAAAGTTTCCAGCCTGCATTAA
- a CDS encoding transglutaminase-like domain-containing protein: MSAYLKESELLNHSHLLIQQIVHSRRWDSMSRKEQILGIYNYVRDEIRFGYNRADDIPASDVLQDGYGQCNTKGVLFMALLRAVGVPCRMHGFAIDKKLQKGAMKGWYYWLSPREIIHSWVEVLYEEKWLNIEGFILDVPYLTKLQQKFEQCTGSFCGYGVATDNFQKPDIYWNENDTYVQKEGIVQDFGIYDSPDAFFKAHPQGLSPIKKIVYTRVVRHLMNRNVGRIRQGEGSFDRME, translated from the coding sequence ATGAGTGCATACTTGAAGGAATCGGAATTGCTGAACCATTCTCACCTGTTGATCCAGCAAATTGTTCACAGCCGCCGGTGGGATTCGATGTCCAGGAAGGAACAGATTCTCGGCATCTATAACTACGTTCGTGACGAAATCCGATTTGGCTACAACCGGGCGGACGATATTCCGGCCTCGGACGTATTGCAGGATGGCTACGGCCAGTGTAATACAAAGGGTGTGCTGTTTATGGCGTTGCTAAGGGCAGTGGGCGTACCATGCCGTATGCATGGATTTGCTATTGATAAGAAGCTGCAAAAGGGGGCCATGAAAGGGTGGTATTACTGGTTGTCCCCCCGGGAGATCATTCATAGCTGGGTTGAAGTGCTATATGAAGAGAAGTGGTTGAATATTGAGGGATTTATACTGGACGTTCCTTATTTAACCAAGCTTCAGCAAAAATTTGAGCAGTGTACGGGTTCCTTTTGCGGGTATGGCGTTGCGACTGATAATTTTCAAAAGCCGGATATCTATTGGAACGAGAATGACACCTACGTGCAAAAAGAAGGCATCGTTCAGGATTTCGGCATTTACGACAGCCCCGATGCCTTCTTCAAGGCTCATCCGCAAGGGCTCAGCCCGATCAAGAAAATCGTCTACACCAGGGTGGTCCGGCATCTGATGAACCGGAACGTTGGCCGCATCAGGCAGGGGGAAGGATCATTTGATAGAATGGAGTGA
- a CDS encoding RidA family protein: MTTIRTYNHTLWDHGISQGYLVDNTLYISGQFSHDAEGNFVGAGDIQAQMTQTLKNLDTVLQEFGATKDNLAYVELYLTNAQEHGETAIELFKKYVGEHRPAGSMIGVTYLAFPEQWVEVRAVAHL; encoded by the coding sequence ATGACCACCATTCGAACGTACAACCATACCCTCTGGGATCACGGAATCTCGCAGGGGTACCTTGTCGACAACACGCTGTATATCTCGGGACAGTTCTCCCATGATGCGGAGGGCAACTTCGTCGGAGCAGGCGATATTCAGGCACAAATGACGCAGACACTGAAGAATCTGGATACCGTGTTACAAGAGTTCGGAGCGACCAAGGATAATCTGGCTTACGTGGAGCTGTATCTGACGAATGCGCAGGAGCACGGGGAAACCGCGATCGAACTGTTCAAAAAGTATGTCGGAGAGCATCGGCCGGCAGGAAGCATGATCGGGGTGACTTACCTGGCATTTCCGGAACAGTGGGTAGAGGTGCGGGCTGTGGCGCACTTATGA
- a CDS encoding phosphotransferase, which translates to MSFGEKDTVPFEFLELVGDDEASLIWVNTAKTYYIQGKSGVNKYLKIQEAGHAESLERQAQRLLWLYNKLPVPEVIDFGMIGNYEYLLTLELPGVQASDKQYSSNTEEIISLLAQGLRRIHEVSIEDCPFDHSFEQLMSTIQYKLSRGIKFDSTELHRKFGEDNVEKLLLEVNNYSRELKEDLVFTHGDYSLPNIIIANNSISGFIDLGNCGIAGLRTVIMIWQ; encoded by the coding sequence ATGAGTTTTGGAGAAAAAGATACAGTACCCTTTGAATTCCTTGAGTTGGTTGGAGATGACGAGGCTTCATTGATTTGGGTGAATACAGCGAAGACTTATTATATTCAGGGTAAAAGTGGAGTAAATAAATATTTGAAAATCCAGGAAGCAGGCCATGCTGAATCTTTAGAAAGACAAGCCCAAAGGTTATTGTGGTTATACAATAAGTTACCTGTTCCGGAGGTTATTGATTTCGGTATGATCGGGAATTATGAGTATTTATTAACACTTGAATTGCCCGGCGTTCAAGCTTCCGATAAGCAGTATTCTTCAAATACAGAAGAGATAATCTCTTTATTGGCACAAGGTCTTCGGAGAATTCATGAAGTTTCAATTGAAGATTGTCCATTTGATCATTCATTTGAACAGCTGATGAGCACTATTCAGTACAAGTTGAGTAGAGGGATTAAATTTGATTCGACGGAGCTGCACAGAAAATTTGGTGAGGATAATGTTGAAAAGTTGCTGCTTGAAGTCAACAATTATTCTCGGGAACTCAAAGAAGATTTAGTATTCACACACGGTGATTACAGCTTGCCGAACATCATCATTGCTAATAATTCTATAAGTGGATTTATTGATCTGGGGAATTGCGGGATTGCGGGATTGCGGACCGTTATTATGATTTGGCAGTAG
- a CDS encoding DUF2834 domain-containing protein, with protein sequence MKYFYGVLSILGLVLPYSQFIPWITHNGLDVPLLWEAITSTRIGAFAWMDVLVTVIVLLGFIWLEGTRKRMKYLWLPIAGTLLVGPSMGLPLFLLLRQIHMESGDKK encoded by the coding sequence GTGAAGTACTTTTACGGAGTATTATCTATTTTGGGGCTCGTCTTGCCCTATTCGCAATTCATCCCTTGGATCACGCACAATGGTCTCGATGTGCCTCTCCTATGGGAAGCCATAACCAGTACGCGTATCGGAGCTTTTGCATGGATGGATGTTTTAGTTACCGTGATTGTCCTTCTGGGATTCATTTGGTTAGAAGGCACCAGAAAGAGAATGAAGTATCTATGGCTGCCGATTGCAGGTACGCTACTGGTAGGTCCTTCAATGGGTCTTCCCTTATTTCTGTTGCTTAGACAAATACATATGGAGAGTGGGGATAAAAAATGA
- a CDS encoding putative quinol monooxygenase: MNKFAMYGKLTASPGKRDELILILLEASRSLKDMAGCELYIINESADDPDTIWVTELWSDAEAHAGSLKNEEVLAVIQRARPLIAGAEQVRLRPVGGKGLDIEKVGP; encoded by the coding sequence ATGAACAAATTTGCGATGTACGGAAAATTGACAGCCAGCCCCGGGAAACGGGATGAACTTATTCTAATATTGCTGGAAGCTTCGCGTAGCTTGAAGGATATGGCGGGCTGTGAGCTCTATATTATCAATGAATCCGCAGATGACCCCGATACGATCTGGGTCACTGAGCTGTGGAGCGATGCAGAGGCTCATGCCGGCTCTCTCAAGAACGAAGAAGTGCTGGCCGTCATTCAACGCGCACGTCCTTTAATCGCAGGCGCGGAACAGGTTCGGCTCCGTCCCGTTGGCGGGAAGGGGTTAGACATAGAAAAAGTTGGGCCGTAA
- a CDS encoding helix-turn-helix domain-containing protein, with protein MLKERIELLCKKKQISRKDLVEGLVTQAHFANILAGRYPLADDLAEHIAGRLGVPVSYLTAAATSDEQTLKRAEHIFQTMSEGAVSESYVDALDDRDDALVVELTTALMKAVYYQQINDQTAYDYLHQSYLNHYLEKYGKPDEVELPLPLKKALLLYKIQYFRSKNLFYNVLDDVNRLIGLVEPGTEVWLMAQNIRMESCILLKQFEQAKQVFEQTMQQIVDDRLFHRLSGLYVAYSGYCFAMGLVQEALRSLSMAEANLVYLQQPGDVITTIMNNRIVMLTMTGELDRALDEIVRFEAIIANEPEETRKKLEPVTIIYRCEAAFAQKNWGLLSHGIERLRISQTNTDQEMALTFYESQLALSQGDTERFQSLALECLPYFESNHHEMRLEQLYEALAVVCEEGRRYKESSMYYRKLVYLLRNNGGGGPSRQV; from the coding sequence ATGCTCAAGGAACGTATCGAGCTTCTGTGCAAGAAGAAGCAAATATCGAGGAAAGACCTCGTGGAGGGACTTGTTACACAGGCTCATTTTGCCAATATATTGGCAGGCAGGTATCCGTTGGCTGACGATTTGGCGGAGCATATTGCGGGCCGTCTAGGCGTCCCCGTCAGTTATTTAACCGCCGCAGCTACTTCGGATGAGCAGACGCTGAAGCGGGCGGAGCACATTTTCCAGACGATGTCCGAGGGGGCCGTGTCCGAAAGCTACGTGGATGCTCTGGACGACCGGGATGATGCACTCGTCGTAGAGTTAACGACTGCCCTTATGAAAGCTGTTTACTATCAGCAGATCAACGATCAGACCGCTTACGACTACTTGCATCAATCCTACCTGAATCATTATTTGGAGAAGTACGGAAAGCCTGACGAAGTCGAGCTGCCATTACCCTTAAAAAAAGCGCTCCTGCTGTACAAAATCCAGTATTTCCGTTCCAAAAACCTGTTTTACAACGTGCTGGATGATGTGAACCGCTTAATCGGGCTGGTAGAACCGGGGACGGAAGTATGGCTCATGGCGCAGAACATCAGAATGGAATCATGCATTCTGCTGAAGCAGTTCGAGCAGGCAAAACAGGTATTCGAGCAAACCATGCAGCAAATCGTGGATGATCGGCTATTTCACCGTTTATCCGGCCTGTATGTGGCATACAGCGGCTATTGTTTTGCAATGGGCCTTGTGCAGGAAGCATTGCGTTCTCTGTCGATGGCCGAAGCCAACCTCGTCTATTTGCAGCAGCCAGGCGATGTAATCACGACCATTATGAACAACCGGATTGTTATGCTCACGATGACTGGGGAGCTGGATAGAGCGCTGGATGAAATCGTCCGTTTCGAGGCAATAATCGCCAATGAGCCGGAGGAGACCCGGAAGAAGCTTGAGCCAGTTACGATCATTTACCGGTGTGAAGCCGCTTTTGCCCAGAAAAATTGGGGATTGCTTAGTCACGGAATTGAGAGGCTGCGAATTTCCCAAACCAATACGGATCAGGAGATGGCGCTAACCTTCTATGAAAGCCAGCTGGCGTTGTCCCAAGGAGACACGGAGAGATTCCAAAGCCTTGCGCTGGAATGCTTGCCTTATTTCGAATCCAATCATCACGAGATGCGTCTTGAGCAGCTGTACGAAGCATTGGCAGTCGTGTGTGAGGAGGGCCGCCGCTATAAGGAATCGTCCATGTACTACCGGAAGCTGGTCTATCTATTAAGGAATAATGGCGGGGGAGGGCCCTCCCGTCAGGTTTAA
- a CDS encoding helix-turn-helix transcriptional regulator gives MSKADNMLSILWLLRSGKRVTAQQLADDLEIHVRTVYRCIDSLCASGAPIIADAGPNGGYRLLGEFVDSPLLFDAEEQKALVHASVFAREAGYPFTDALSRAVDKLKRYTNEEQLERINRHSSGLAVIQTPTDARELELLKRLEEAAARGESLNMDYAKGPELTPSQRVLDPYGIVHWKGIWYVTGFCRLRQEIRSFRVDRIVRLAAADTRFERPAAFSARDFLLHSLLPDSLEAETLVIVRLQGHEHALNELCKHWLFGHALIERRQPGEALFKLGELSLQTYVPYFLLPYGKSLKILEPQMLINRMAEVSLEMYKHYEAMQIKSEDQKG, from the coding sequence TTGTCAAAAGCGGATAATATGCTGTCCATACTATGGTTGCTTCGTTCGGGGAAGCGGGTGACGGCGCAGCAGCTTGCGGACGATTTGGAGATTCATGTCCGCACCGTATACCGGTGCATTGATTCACTGTGCGCGAGCGGCGCCCCGATTATTGCCGATGCCGGTCCGAATGGCGGTTACCGGCTTCTCGGTGAATTCGTCGATTCTCCGCTGCTCTTCGATGCCGAAGAGCAGAAGGCGCTCGTACATGCATCCGTCTTCGCACGGGAAGCGGGCTATCCGTTCACGGATGCGCTCTCCCGGGCGGTCGATAAGCTGAAGCGATACACGAATGAAGAGCAGCTTGAGCGGATTAACAGACATAGCAGCGGGCTTGCCGTTATCCAGACACCAACGGACGCGAGAGAGCTTGAATTGCTGAAACGGTTAGAGGAGGCCGCAGCCCGAGGGGAGTCGCTGAACATGGACTATGCCAAAGGACCGGAGCTTACGCCAAGCCAGCGGGTCCTCGACCCCTACGGCATCGTGCATTGGAAAGGGATATGGTACGTAACAGGGTTTTGCCGGTTGCGGCAAGAGATCCGAAGCTTCCGGGTGGATCGCATCGTCCGTTTGGCGGCGGCGGATACCCGCTTCGAACGTCCGGCTGCCTTTTCGGCGAGGGATTTCCTCTTGCATTCTTTACTTCCGGATTCGCTCGAAGCCGAGACGCTGGTCATCGTAAGGCTTCAGGGACACGAACACGCGCTTAACGAACTGTGCAAGCATTGGCTGTTTGGTCATGCGCTGATCGAACGCAGGCAGCCCGGCGAAGCTCTTTTTAAGCTGGGAGAACTGTCGCTGCAAACCTATGTACCATACTTTCTTCTTCCGTATGGGAAGTCTCTCAAGATACTTGAGCCGCAAATGCTAATCAACCGAATGGCTGAGGTCAGCCTCGAAATGTATAAACACTACGAAGCGATGCAAATAAAATCAGAGGATCAGAAGGGATGA
- a CDS encoding winged helix-turn-helix transcriptional regulator, which yields MGISDLKGKETVIQDTPFGYTMSVIGGKWKMAILYLLSAKPSIRFNEMQRQLGAVTYKVLSAQLKELEADGLVKRVEYPQIPPKVEYSLTPKGQTLLPVLEQLCEWGAQNR from the coding sequence ATGGGTATTTCTGATCTGAAGGGCAAGGAAACGGTAATCCAAGACACGCCGTTTGGTTATACGATGTCGGTGATCGGCGGGAAGTGGAAGATGGCGATTCTGTATCTGCTATCCGCCAAGCCGTCGATCCGATTCAACGAAATGCAGAGACAGCTCGGAGCGGTGACGTACAAGGTTCTCAGCGCGCAGCTTAAGGAATTAGAGGCTGACGGGCTGGTGAAGCGCGTGGAGTATCCGCAGATTCCGCCCAAAGTGGAGTATTCGCTGACACCGAAAGGGCAGACTCTGCTGCCTGTATTGGAGCAGCTATGTGAGTGGGGAGCACAGAACCGGTGA
- a CDS encoding MerR family transcriptional regulator, with translation MLTISQVSEQTGLTPYTIRYYEKIGVLHEPMRSNGGARVYQESEVSYIQCLNKLKKLGLSLEEITEFTREGCVMDKIQQGEKPSTYSPTLKKRIEILEQHLMVLESKRQEIDYMISLAAEKLTLYQGLTKE, from the coding sequence ATGCTCACCATCAGTCAAGTGTCAGAACAAACAGGACTAACTCCTTATACAATCCGTTATTATGAAAAAATCGGGGTGCTACATGAACCCATGCGCAGTAATGGAGGGGCTCGTGTCTACCAAGAAAGCGAGGTTTCCTACATTCAATGTCTAAATAAACTTAAAAAATTGGGTTTATCGCTTGAGGAGATTACAGAATTTACTCGTGAGGGCTGTGTCATGGATAAAATTCAACAAGGGGAGAAACCTTCTACTTATAGTCCAACTTTAAAAAAGCGGATTGAAATCCTTGAGCAGCATCTGATGGTGCTGGAATCCAAGCGGCAAGAAATTGATTACATGATTTCTCTCGCCGCAGAGAAACTTACCCTATACCAAGGACTTACGAAGGAATAA
- a CDS encoding FtsX-like permease family protein, whose product MNIVNTLTIRHLKQNKRRTLMTIFGVIISVSMMTAVITLIFSFADLMIRQTVSDTGEWHVQYQDITKKQLAAIKGDDATKTVAITRDLGYAPLEGGQNPNKPYLFVKEYDVQGFTQFQIEISKGRLPHTDKEVVISESVATNGKVKYEIGDRLTLRVGDRFEQGGDHPLDQTAPLRRKDGTLTETLQHSVIRDYTVVGFIKRPVSETAWAPAYTIISYVDDQIIGGDDRVDASVVLQQVSPFLFAHAEKLAEKNQINTVQYNNDLLHYYGLSSSGASSGMMFSLSAIIIGIIIIGSVGLIYNAFAISVSERSRYLGMLASVGATKRQKRNSVFFEGIVIGLISVPIGILCGLAGIGITFSFLNTMIEGALWTSEKLRLIVTPLLLLMTCLVSMLTIFVSVYLPAVKASRVSPMDAIRQTTDVMLTAKAVKTPEIIRKLFGIEAEIGLKNLKRNKRRYHVILFSLVISIVLFLTISFFTTGLTQSLALSLEGIDYDIEVSSSNGEKLDDRLIQSLVSLDGITEYNVSHELVRNAWVDAASIADELQEKVKQDKSMLQDGKYPYDIKLYALNDSSLQAYARAVGADYEQLTDLDHPAAIVMDRIHYKDIDTGKYIQTKSIYANIGQPIELTSFFKASGEETKTNQVIIAALTDKAPMGMSPVGVGGLNMIVSERVMKRLADGEELANAPMYLHLKSTDPVKTQQEIEAMNETNLNVYNVYQSRVKEEQRILLMNVFSYGYIVLISAISVANIFNTISTGLALRKREFAMLKSVGATPKGFAKMLNYESVFYGVKSLLYGLPVSFAVMVLIYKAFANKFSYGFTLPWISILYVIVCVFVIVSSAVVYSGAKIKKENIIDALKQENI is encoded by the coding sequence ATGAATATTGTCAATACATTAACCATCCGGCATCTGAAGCAGAACAAGAGAAGAACACTTATGACTATTTTTGGCGTAATTATTTCGGTATCCATGATGACCGCTGTCATTACGCTTATTTTTTCCTTTGCGGATTTAATGATCAGACAAACGGTCTCAGATACAGGGGAGTGGCATGTTCAGTATCAGGATATAACCAAGAAACAGCTTGCGGCGATAAAAGGCGATGATGCAACCAAAACGGTTGCCATCACAAGAGACCTTGGGTATGCCCCGTTAGAAGGAGGACAAAATCCCAATAAGCCGTACTTGTTCGTTAAGGAATATGATGTGCAAGGGTTCACACAATTTCAGATTGAAATAAGCAAAGGACGTCTTCCGCACACGGATAAGGAGGTTGTAATCTCCGAGTCTGTTGCAACAAATGGCAAAGTGAAGTACGAAATCGGCGACCGTCTAACGCTTCGCGTCGGCGACCGATTCGAACAAGGGGGCGATCATCCCCTGGATCAGACGGCACCGCTTCGCAGGAAAGACGGCACATTGACCGAGACATTACAGCATAGCGTAATTAGGGATTATACGGTGGTAGGTTTCATTAAACGTCCGGTGTCGGAAACGGCTTGGGCCCCGGCGTATACGATCATTAGCTATGTCGATGATCAAATCATCGGGGGGGACGACCGGGTTGATGCGTCGGTGGTCTTGCAGCAGGTCAGTCCGTTCTTGTTCGCACATGCGGAGAAGCTGGCTGAGAAAAACCAAATTAACACTGTCCAATATAATAATGATTTGCTTCATTATTATGGCTTGTCCAGCAGCGGAGCCTCCTCCGGCATGATGTTCTCATTATCGGCAATCATTATTGGGATCATTATCATTGGTTCGGTTGGACTCATCTATAACGCCTTTGCGATATCCGTCTCGGAACGTTCCCGCTATTTAGGGATGCTGGCGAGCGTGGGGGCGACGAAAAGGCAGAAGCGAAATTCAGTATTTTTTGAAGGGATCGTCATTGGTTTGATCAGCGTTCCCATTGGCATCTTATGCGGTCTTGCCGGAATCGGAATCACCTTTTCGTTCCTGAACACAATGATTGAAGGGGCATTATGGACCAGTGAAAAGCTGAGGCTGATCGTCACGCCGTTATTGCTCTTGATGACTTGTCTTGTTTCGATGCTGACGATTTTCGTTTCGGTGTATCTCCCGGCGGTTAAAGCATCCAGGGTATCTCCCATGGATGCGATTCGCCAAACCACGGACGTAATGCTTACGGCCAAAGCCGTGAAGACGCCCGAGATCATTCGTAAGCTCTTCGGAATCGAAGCGGAAATCGGGCTGAAAAACTTAAAAAGGAACAAACGAAGATATCATGTTATTCTTTTTTCGCTTGTCATCAGCATCGTTTTGTTTTTGACGATATCGTTTTTTACGACTGGCCTGACACAATCTCTGGCATTGTCGCTGGAAGGCATCGATTACGATATTGAAGTGTCGTCCAGTAATGGCGAAAAACTAGATGACCGCTTGATACAATCGCTTGTATCTCTGGATGGCATCACGGAATACAACGTGAGTCATGAGTTAGTCAGGAACGCTTGGGTCGATGCAGCAAGCATCGCCGACGAGTTGCAGGAGAAGGTTAAGCAGGATAAGAGTATGCTGCAAGACGGGAAATACCCTTACGACATTAAGCTCTATGCACTGAATGATTCGAGCCTGCAAGCCTATGCCAGAGCGGTAGGCGCAGATTACGAACAGCTTACGGATCTGGATCATCCTGCCGCAATCGTGATGGATAGGATTCATTACAAGGATATAGATACGGGGAAATATATTCAGACGAAGTCCATATATGCGAATATCGGACAACCTATCGAGCTAACTAGTTTTTTTAAAGCGAGCGGGGAAGAAACGAAGACAAATCAAGTGATAATTGCTGCATTGACGGATAAGGCACCGATGGGGATGAGCCCGGTAGGCGTAGGCGGGTTAAATATGATCGTGTCGGAACGCGTCATGAAGCGGCTGGCAGACGGCGAGGAGCTGGCTAACGCTCCGATGTACCTCCATTTGAAAAGCACGGACCCGGTGAAAACGCAGCAGGAAATTGAAGCGATGAATGAGACCAATCTGAATGTCTACAATGTATATCAATCCAGAGTAAAAGAAGAACAACGGATTCTGCTGATGAACGTCTTTTCTTACGGTTATATCGTATTAATCTCTGCGATTTCCGTTGCGAACATCTTTAATACGATCTCAACAGGGCTGGCTCTTCGCAAACGGGAATTTGCCATGCTGAAATCCGTAGGCGCGACGCCAAAGGGGTTTGCAAAAATGCTGAACTATGAGAGTGTTTTTTATGGGGTCAAGTCGCTCTTGTATGGGCTTCCTGTCAGTTTCGCCGTGATGGTTCTGATCTATAAAGCATTTGCGAACAAATTCAGCTATGGGTTCACCCTGCCCTGGATAAGCATTCTGTATGTCATTGTGTGTGTATTTGTCATTGTCAGCTCTGCGGTAGTTTATTCCGGAGCTAAAATAAAAAAGGAGAATATTATTGATGCATTAAAGCAAGAGAATATATGA